In Pyxicephalus adspersus chromosome 10, UCB_Pads_2.0, whole genome shotgun sequence, the DNA window tggGTGCCCCTCTGTCATTCtacctcctcccctctccatacagcagaatagtgctgtgtgtacatcactcgttcatgcattgtgcagttgttagtcattggaaaggatcaagaaagatcctttctaaagacaattattgcacatgtgtacataacctaatcCTTTGTCAATGGATTGTAaaaaattctttccaacaacaaaaatctaacgtgtgtaagtagccttgaTGCTATGCGTAGGATCACAGAGATGTAAATGCCAACTGTCAACTTGTTTGTTTATCACGAAAGGTTTAGATACATTAGGTATCTGAACAATCTGTTCCATTTGTACCTCCATAGTCACTGTTGCAGCTTAAATTGGTTATGATGATATCAGATTTTAACGTTTGCAGTCAGCTTTAGCAGGTGGGTGTGTACTAAAGACAAGAAACTGAGATTGTGCCAAGAATTGTCAGTCTGCAGGAATTGTCAGTCTGtcagtctaaagctacatacacacttccaattattatcgttggaaaacgaacgacgaacgttcatgcacgatatatatgaacgatcgtatagcaccgatcctgcacatagagttaacgacacgatcgttcgtagatattgtacacacaatagatacgatcgtttgaacgatagaggaactatgtgcacgacaggaaagtgaacggacgttcgttcatcacgcatgctctgaacatggacgatcaatgaacgaccgtacacacgaacgatgttcaacgatcgtcgtccaatccgatccgtcggtccggtcgttcgtttccagcgactttcctcgttcgtcggcgtcgttggttacttttttacgaacgattttttgcccaatcgatcgtttgtcgttcgattggaacgataaaaattggaagtgtgtacgcaccttaagactacAGATACTTGACAAATGATAAGTATAATTAAGTGGTTTAAATGTACCTCACCTTTAGGAATTGCAGGAATTAGAAAGTACAGTGGGGATCCAGATTAATAATATAAGAACCTACTTACCAGGACCACTTATCAGTCTGCAAAACCCTTTTCGAAAAACCCCCTTCCCTCTTTGTTTCACTCTTCCACTCCAATACACACACAAATGGGATTCTCAAGCCAATCCTCATCTTTAGATCCTTCAATCAGTCtctattctcccctgaggaagccacaccGCCAGACGTGTCGGGAACATAGCCACCCTTTTGCTTTGAATACCTTCTGagatgatttttaatttttacaccaCATAGTGTGTATCGTGCTATTTCTATATATGCCGATTTCTAGCTCAACTTAACCTTGTATAGCTTAGAATGCAACAAACTTTCATCTAGTAAAGCATTTATGTTTCCATAAAAAgctattctttctttcttttttttcttcttacatgtTATTTACATATAGGCTTCGGAACCATTACCTTAAATAAGAAAAGGCTCCTTTTTGGTTTCACCACTTTTTCCAAATTCCTCAACTTTAAACAAGCCTGCTTACAGGTGGTATATTTTGCTATCATACATAATGGACTATAGTCAATAAAACTTGGATTTGAGAGACACCTTGGGcctattttaataaagctttctaagacaggagaagatcatgggaaaacctgggtgatctagtaaacctaaaatagatttttttaaaatttaacaattagttggcaactgtttttaatcctggaccagatctgatcttttggtttgctggatctcccaggttctctcatgatagtcaatcttctttagtattggagagctttaataaatcaggcccattgccacCATCCTGATAAAGATGACTATATAACATTCACACACCACCAGCTAACTCTGTTGTCTTTACAGGAAACCAGAATGTCGTCTGCAAGCGATAATCAAGAATCAACTAGCCAACATGTGTTCACCATCCTGATTATGGTTATAACAGCTCTTCTTGGCATTCCTGGCAATTTTCTAGTGCTTTGGATTACTGGTATAAAAATGAAGAAGACAGCCATTAACATTTGGTTTTCTAACCTTGCTCTGGTTGATATGACTTGCTGTCTAACTTTCCCATTTTTCATAGTCCAATTGTTTTATGACGGGTGGATATATGGCCCTGCCCTTTGCAAGATTTTACCCTCTGTTGTTCTTTTCACCATGTTTGCCAGCATCTTCACCCTCGTGGCGATAAGCGTTGACCGGTGTATCCTAGTTGTCTACCCTGTGTGGGCCAAAAATCACCGCACCCTACAAATGGCCTGGATAATATGCTTGGTTATTTGGTTGTTTTCCTTCTTGATGTGTCTACCTACTGTCTTATACAAAACAACATTCACCAAGAACAGCCTTACAAAATGTGGTTATAAACATGGTGGCTTCCAGTACAGTAATGGAAGTTACATAAGCGTAGAAACTTTTGTGAGTTTTCCAGATAAGACTGTCACATTCACACGCATGATTTTTGGTTTTCTGATACCTCTCTTTATTATCTCTGCCAGCTATGCCTGCCTGACCTCTAAAGTAAAACAGACCAGGTTTTTAAAGGTTGGCCATAAAACGACCAAAGTAGTGATTGTCATTGTCATAGCATTTTGTGTAAGCTGGGCGCCCTACCATATAATGGGCATTATCCTTCTGTACTTCGACAACCCAGTGGTGACCAATCTGGACCTTCTCTCACATGCATTGGCCTATTCTAATAGTTGTATCAACCCATTCCTTTATGTCTTCTTGGGTAAAGATATGAAGAACAGGGTGCGACAGTCATTAAGGGAGCTcctggaaaatgtatttagcGAAGAGGTAGCAAAAAGTTCTACTTACAGCAggagcaaaaacacaaaagaagatAGCATACAATTAGAGGGGCAGAAAGATTACAATTGTGTCAATGCGATTGAGATTTTGTAATTAGGCCACCATTgctatatacacaaaaatatttgttatatacaatgtaatgtataaatactaatatatttttaatgcaatgtattaaatacattagtatttatatagtgccgacattatgctgtacatagtcgtgtcactagctgtccctcaaaggggctcacaatctaacgtccctaccatagtcatgtctttaatacagtttaaggtccattttggggggaagctaattaacctaactgcatgtttttggaatgtggtttttttttttttctgtatatttgcaaTTTATCAATCAACgtttttattttatggattttaaagATGAAGGTAAATATGCTTGTATTACATCTTCctgataataaaagaaaaaaaaaattaattatttaaaccccgttgaaaaaaaaaaaagtgtttctgtgCTTCATTATGCAGGGCAGGCCGATCGAGGTTGGTGTCCTGTCACAGTGTCTTGTCTTAGTACTGTACCGTACTCTTAGTACAGCTTTTGAGAGCAGTTTTTCAAATATTAAAGATGGAAGAGTGTcagtcactatctgcatggagttcgcaggttctcccgtgtttgcgtgggtttcctacgacattcccctttgagggacagctactgacatgactatagactttgtaaagcgctgcgtaatatggtggtgctatataagtactgcgtaatattaatattaataacagcaaGTTTATTCAGTCCAGGTAGCCATAGGGTAAGCCAGGAGGCGCCAggtgccctgttttttttttcacacgcGCAACTCAGCACTTTTTGACAGAGATTAGGCAAGTTAGACTGATTGGCTGATTGCAAGTTTTCAAAATGTAtctctagttctgctttaattttatcCGCATGCTCTGAAAACTTTATAACCAAAGACTTTCTTTTATGTCAACTGATCAactgatttatattttgaaatacacCCGAATTATCTTTTCACTCTTAGTTAACCATTGGAATAACCAGTCCTTACACATCGCCAACCCCAAAGGAGAAATAGATTCCCCAATATGGTGTCTGGTCTGGATCGGTTGATGTAATTTAGCCCcaaaagaagatttaaaaaaaacataagacaaCCAAACAGGGAAAATtagggaactcttgaaataccaTTTAAGCCTTACCtgttctataaataatatatccacagctcacagtacattagtgtgctggtcaacaggaagaatgtctcttacattattAGCaggtgtgaagaatgtcaccctacaagTAGTCAAAAGATCAATGATGTCCGTAAAATGACCCAAGAGGAACAAATTAATTATTGCACAAAGAACTCCTAGCAACGTCTGGCGGAACtctagttaagaaacactgacgTAGATTTTAAAATTTCTTAAGTGACAATATAATAGAAAAACTGGAGACGTTATATTAGGGTGGGCTGAAAAGAACCAAAAAGTCATATGATTTCTACGAAACATTGAGCTACTCTAGTGCTGCTTTAATTTTATCTGCATGCTCTGAAAACTTTGGTGTGATGAAGTTAGATAAAAGACGAAAAAAACAgcagccctccttacactgctccaaagctagtgacagtgtgacagcataAGCGCAACCAGCGGAAGCGCAGAcagctctcctcacactgcttacacaggagctgctgagaatggcagagcaatgtatgtaaggcttacacttctctacTGTTCCCGGCAGcactgccacctgacagcacaccagctctcttagACTACTCTGCTATCCTTAGCCAGTGGGCCGACAGGAGACGGAGCTGCtaagaatagcagagtagtgtaagctgtataTACACTGGgccatggcaaaattttattctatgttatcgggccctgctgtcagaaaggttggggaccacacTACAACAAAGAATACACTTGTTTTTATTGGATCTGTGATGGAAATAGGACCTGGAAATACCTTCTATTTTAGGAAGAACCTACTGTTTTCATGTAATAATATTGACAAACTCTactaataaacaaacattttttatgcacttATCTGCCAGCCCCTTGCTCTCCTAACACAAAAGgcataaagcaaaactaaagttccactttttaaaatgttggatcTGGCGGTGCTATATTGTAAAAAGGGaaaagcaatgtcccttctgcaataagcctTCTTACCTGCATAATCACCTCGcttcatctgtcaaaatcatTTCTCTGAGGTTGCAGATGTGAAGGATCTCCCTTGTGCCTGCATAGGAgctacatcatcctggcccagctgGAATATCTGGCAGGACTGGATGAACTCCAGCATGCATGGTAGTTATGTGATcttgacctggccaatcaaaggACCAAGGAATAGAGacaggaagaaaatggtggcacctgTAACAAaacagacaggtgagtataaaacaggtttagttcttctttaaaaaaaagccattagtAAACAAAGATTCTcgcccccaaaaaagaaaaacctcaaCATCTGCCCAAGTTTCTGATGGCACAGATGACCTCAGTATCAAAATCATCCATTTGTATCTCATTAGTTAATCTCATTAGTTGTTGGAACATCTTGGATGGTTAGGTGGTgatacaatcagattgcaatccATGTGGTTGGCATTAGAAGGAGGATGTAGACTGTATACAAGAGAAGAGAGAACTGGCAACTATACATGCACATTAATCATTTCTGGGTGCCTTGATTATGAAATTCACTATCTCCATCTAGTACTGTTGCCTTTACAGGAAAGCAGAACATGGATTGCAAGCACTaatccataataataatacacttaatttaataataataaatttaatttcataaTAAATTTTCAGTTTTTGCCAGAATGTTTCAGTCTGGCTTGTCTTTCACTTTCATGATGACAGTTCCCTAATGATGGTTCCCCCTGACCTGCTACTTTGTATTACTTTCTAGTTCTTTATAGACTTTGTTTCTCCACCACTAATATCAAACGCATATTCAATTTCAGAAGAACCAGTTGTGTTTTGTTTACTAAGTTCCAGAAAACCTAAAAGATATCAAGAAGAGTATTTTGATCAGGTGCAGAGAAGAGGTAAGTCTTTCCCATGCAATGATTTACATCAGTGAATACACGACTGGTGCGGTTGTAAATGAATTACATTGGGAACAGAGACCAGGCACTAGTGGTGTACTATAAGGTTTGTTATTAGGCTCAGTTTTGggtaaattgtttgtaaatgacATAACTGAGGGCTTGGTGGGTAGGAAATGTCTGACGCCATTTTTCCAGTTGTCCCACTTGATTATTCATGAATCCTTTAGGATGAATCAATGAAAGACATCAGGGGGcgactgtacacacactagataataCCACTCGAGCAACCATCATCTAGTatttgtacatagcctaatgtGTGTGGTCATATTGAACGCTTGGCTGTGGACAAGGAAGAGACACCATTTGTAGATTTAAAatcatgataaataatattaatttatggaTGCATTTACCAAGTCTGAATAGATAAAAATCACGTCAGCTAACGCTGTTGTCATTATAGGAGACCAGAATGTTGAATGCAAGTACTGATCTTGAATCATCAATGAATTCAACAGAAAAACATGTGTTTACCATCCTGATTATGGTTATAACAACTTTAGTTGGCGTTCCTGGCAATTTTTTAGTTCTTTGGATTACCGGAATAAAGATGAAGAGGACAGTGATGAACATTTGGTTTTGTAACCTTGCTTTAGCTGATATGTTTTGCTGTCTAGCTTTTCCATTGTTGATAGCCCAATACTTCTATGATGAATGGTTATACGGTCAAGCTTTCTGCAAGATGTTACCCTCCATCATTTTCTTCACCATGTTTGCCAGCATTTTTACCCTGGTAGCGATAAGTGTTGACCGTTGTCTCTTGGTTGTCCAACCCGTGTGGTCCAAAAACCATCGCACCCTACATATGGCCAGGATAATATGCTTAGTAATTTGGATGTTGTCATCCTTGATGTGTCTACCTGTTGCCCTACACAGAACAACCTTTACTGAAGAGAACCTCACACTTTGTGGTTATGGACACAGCGACCTTCAGTACCTTAATAGAAGTTCTGAAACCTATGTTTATTATCCAGAAAAGGAGGTCACTTTTACACGCATGATTTTTGGTTTTCTGATACCTCTATTAATTATTTCTACCAGTTATGCTTGTCTggcttttaaattaaaacacaccAGATTTGTAAAGGTTGGCCACAAAACTATTAAAGTGGTGATTGGCATTGTCATAGCATTTTGTTTGAGCTGGGCTCCCTACCACATAATGGGCATTATCCTGCTCTATTTCGACAACCCAGCAGTGTCCTATCTGGACCTTCTCTCACAAGCATTGGCCTACTCCAATAGTTGTATCAACCCAATCCTTTATGTCTTCTTGGGTAAAGATGTGAAAAAGAGGGTGAGAAAGTCACTTCTAGAGCTCctggaaaatgtatttagggAAGAGGAGTTAAAAACTCTTGAGCATAGCAAGAGGAAAACCACAACGGAAGTAAGTATTTAATTAGAAGGCTGAGAGGGGAATCAATGTAAACCTTGAATAACAGCTTGCTAAAGCACAGTGTATCAcagaattttctatttatttagatAATTGGAACATACCTGTAGAATTTACCTGAAAGGGGACCTTTCTGGCAAGATcgcaggttttattttattgatctgcagatttaaaaataatgaaaattagtTTGGATATTGTAATAATATGTTTCAGCTTATATGACAATGGAAATGATTATTTACTAGATGTACTTCAAGGACTTATGTACAAGAACAATAAAACATGATACAAGCAAAGCATTTATGTCTGAGAAATTCCACATGCATTcatgttttgttaaataataaatatttattattacattgttaaaaatataggaaagaacattaaaagaaaggaaagaaaccATACTTTGATTGTGTTAACTACTAATGCCATCAATCTATAAAGTAACAGAGAAGCAAACATATTTGAAGCCAGCTTGTGTGAAAACCATGGCTGACCCCAGGGATACAGTGTAGAAAAATAGAAGGCACAAGAATTGTGTTCTTCACAGGCAGGGTTggatctaaatatatatatggttgaCCACAATCATATGCCCCCAAACCTAGGTTGTTTGGAGACCTCTTAAGACCCCTGGCCACTGCTGCCTTACAGAAAATGCCAGTTATATATCTTGGTGGGCCCTTCTTCTTCCCACTTTTTCTGGTAGGTCCCAGGGTCCCCAGTCCAATCCTGTCCACGTAAtcactaattaaaaataaaaacaagaaaggtAATGGCATgtaaggactgataagctgcaatatatcaacttttttgtttttgtgttttcattcttGTCTGGCTGGCTGACTTGTTGTGCTTTGTTGAACTGGGGCAAAGACACATTAGAGGTCTTCAGCTACAATAAATAAGTCTGGGCCTCCTGTGTTATCTGTTTTACGTTcatattatatgtgttatatattaggTTTTAGAATTTCATACAACTAATAAAGGAGGTTTCTAGGAGCCTTTATGTGGTAGAGTCATGTAtgtgaaaacacatttataatggATATTGATCAAGCTGCCTTGCTGACAACACAATAAGGTCAAATGTTGCCCTATTGTTGccactatgtaaaaaaaatacatgtgatgTAGAAGGTCCAGCCTATATATTGTGATCCTGGCATCTTCACTACAAAATCTTTATACCCTTGATGCATTGCATGTCttatgagaacataaaaaaacctttgaGATTTTGCAGATCTGTCATTTCATGGGTGTTTTACAGTAAATCTAGATGCAGCAGAAATTGTGTGGTTTTATCTTTCCTCTGGATCTCATGTTCATATTAACCAAAGAGGAACTAATAACTACTCTAGGCAGTGTAAgaccatttaaaaacatttatgggGCCTGTAACAAATTGGTTCCAGAATGTAATTAAATCAGAAGGCTTGCACATTAGTGGCTATGTTCTAttgatttcagtttttaaataGGAGTAGAACATTTGTCCAAAGAGAAAAAAGATCTGATGTGTTTTACTCCATCTTTAGCAATAGTTCTACCCCATGGTATTATTAAACAACcacaaaactaaaatgttatttaCTGACTTTTGGGAGGTGGCTATGGACCCCCTGATCCAGAACTAATCAAAACTAGAACCTGCACTTCCTGATTCACCGCAATAGGTACTTTGAAGTATTGTAAGGTACCAGGCTGACCCTGCATACACCTGTGCACTACCAAAATTAACCAAATTAACTATGCATGCACTACCCAATCCAGCACTATGGTACTAGACTGACCCCGTACTCCTTGGTCCAGGTACTGAGATTACCTTGTACCCACCAGTTTGATGCTTTAGGGTAACAGACTGACCTTGATACACCGGATCCAGTTCTATAAGGTGCCAAAATGACCTTGATCTAACTGATCCAATTCTATAAGGTACCAGACTGACCCTGCAGAAATCAGTCCAGGACTGTAAGGTACCAAAATGATCCCTCACAGACTGGccctatattattatatacctgAGTGACTATGCAGTTAATGTTTCATTACTATAAAGTACCAAAGTGACTCTGCAACCAGGACATTAAGGTAGCACCTTACACTCAAAAGTTCGGTACTATAAACTATAAAGTTAGTTGGgccaaatataatattaaaattataatatagatTCAGCATTATGGGAGTGGGAGTCAACCCAACTGTCTTCCTATGTGTCATGATTGTTCCCATAGTGAGATCTCTTTGCCATAATTCTCAACTCTATTCCTATCTAGCTGGCAGGATTGGGTGTTCCCAACCACCTTTGGGTGTCCCAGCTcctccttttacattttaaatattaaaaaataaatgctggagGGAAAAAGAAACCCTTCATTAGGGctgttcagtgctcaacccagaaatttttttaagccaggtgggaagaaatttaaggtgggtggcagcccctgtattgtgaacaaactgtttggtaaccacccaaaaacagccgggtgggtgctgaaaagtgctgagtggtgcgcccagctaaaagtgcctggggagaaccctggctGTTGCTGGAACAAAGCCTAAAAAAGTGAGCTTGCCAGAATGGAACACTAACAGAATGCAGCACAAGGGAGAGCACTGACTGTACAAGTGcatgaaaggttctctttaagatGGTTACATACTGTGCAATTCATCAGAACAAGGGTGATTGGGTTGGTTCCATTCTGGATAATTTATGCAGACATTTAAGTTCTCATCAGATATCATAAATCTTCCCATGAGTACTACTAACAAAACAGGAACTGAGTACAAATTTGGAAAACTTATTTCTGCATAAGATTCAGTGCATTCAGTGAATGACTAACACAGAACATAAGAAGAAACGATTGTTCATTGCACTGAATTGATGAGTAATGAGTCATTTTAATGAGTAATTTCAGACTAAGGTAAAGGTGGTCAGCTTCACCTTACACAATTGAGCAAGGTGTTAATCctatgctatctgcatggagtttacttCCTCTAACAATCAAAACATGATGATAAGTTTTACAAAATCTAGTTATATGACTGCCATTTTGGTTTCAATGTTTTCTGAGACTTTTATTGACTCTTGGGCTTATATTCTGAGAAAAAACAATGGGTGTCAACCCCTGGCTTTTTATATGATTGTTCCTATAGTGAGATCTCCCTGCCATCTGCAATGATCCACAACCATTGTGTAGAACTGCAAAGGAAGAATGAACTAGTATGACTGCTCTACGTACATATATAATTAGAGATGACACATGCACCTTTTTAAGGTGATACCATCTATGTTGAGACATCTATGTTGAGAATGCAGAAGAGGAACCAAAATCTGTGTTTTTAGGGCTGATAGTAATCAGTCAGAAAACTACATCTAAATTTCAGACAGGTTATGGCCAACATAAGAAATGTTTGTGTTGACaggggaagggttagaatttAATGTTTATGTAATAGATCCTTGCACGACCATTGGAtctgtgttcttttttgtatcacccaccttgcactcccctgctggcAGCTGCAACTCTGCTCAGGAATCCCATTCTCTGGTGGGttcctggtccagatcatgtgactctCTGACAGCTGCCCCTTTCCCTCataggactagagtgttccaaatatgtgctccacctgctggcagaaATGTGAAGAACACCTGAATTGCCTTATCTCTagtactccctctggtggtgggttggatacctgcaggtcacatggtctcTATTCATCACATGATcttccctatataaggaagtgactggcaacaggaagttgcctgaacaagcaGTTCTACTAGAATTTGCTTCCAGTTTCCTGTCCGCATTTCCAGATCCTAACTCTTTGGCATAATGACTTTGGCTTTGTCTGACTAGACCCCTTCTGATTGCCCCCTATCCTAACCTTTGGCTCGTCTGATTACTCCTCTGCCTTTCACTTCTGTACCACACTTTGGTTCTATCCATCACCCCCTGCAGGGTGCGCTGGTGAACCCCGAGGCTGGTGTCTTACACTCTGCACCCCATATATGCCAAGCAGGCTGTCGACACGGAAGGTTCACCATCCTTCCTATGACACTATGACAGTTTGTAACACTAAATTCTTATTTCTGCATTGTATGATTGAACGTCAACTATTGCTTTCAAAAAACAACTtgaatcttaaaagaaaaaaaaatcacatagaaGGGAAATTTCACATCAGGAGTTTATTGCTCCTGCTAGGAAAAATTTTCTTTAATACATCATGGTGCCAAGGACAGGAAATGCATGGAATTCTTTTCAATAGAGCAGCCAAAATAAAGTATACCATTCAAACAAATTGCCTGGTATGTGAATCTGTTGTTGTGACTAAACTTGAAAAATTTAGAGGGTCAAAATCTAGTCCGAAAGTTGATGAcgtattttattacacagtatttttttagcaccaacatattacgaagtgctgtacaagtccatagccatatcactagctgtcccttaaaggagcttacaatctaaaatccctaccatagtcatatgtcttttttacaatctaaggacaattttgggtggaagcctGTTAAGGCAATCCCCTACTGATCCCTGATCAGTTGtctctctctgatggcttctgtttacagcgacGCTGGGAGATCAtgtaacacacgcaactcaagcatgtagttagatNNNNNNNNNNNNNNNNNNNNNNNNNNNNNNNNNNNNNNNNNNNNNNNNNNNNNNNNNNNNNNNNNNNNNNNNNNNNNNNNNNNNNNNNNNNNNNNNNNNNNNNNNNNNNNNNNNNNNNNNNNNNNNNNNNNNNNNNNNNNNNNNNNNNNNNNNNNNNNNNNNNNNNNNNNNNNNNNNNNNNNNNNNNNNNNNNNNNNNNNNNNNNNNNNNNNNNNNNNNNNNNNNNNNNNNNNNNNNNNNNNNNNNNNNNNNNNNNNNNNNNNNNNNNNNNNNNNNNNNNNNNNNNNNNNNNNNNNNNNNNNNNNNNNNNNNNNNNNNNNNNNNNNNNNNNNNNNNNNNNNNNNNNNNNNNNNNNNNNNNNNNNNNNNNNNNNNNNNNNNNNNNNNNNNNNNNNNNNNNNNNNNNNNNNNNNNNNNNNNNNNNNNNNNNNNNNNNNNNNNNNNNNNNNNNNNNNNNNNNNNNNNNNNNNNNNNNNNNNNNNNNNNNNNNNNNNNNNNNNNNNNNNNNNNNNNNNNNNNNNNNNNNNNNNNNNNNNNNNNNNNNNNNNNNNNNNNNNNNNNNNNNNNNNNNNNNNNNNNNNNNNNNNNNNNNNNNNNNNNNNNNNNNNNNNNNNNNNNNNNNNNNNNNNNNNNNNNNNNNNNNNNNNNNNNNNNNNNNNNNNNNNNNNNNNNNNNNNNNNNNNNNNNNNNNNNNNNNNNNNNNNNNNNNNNNNNNNNNNNNNNNNNNNNNNNNNNNNNNNNNNNNNNNNNNNNNNNNNNNNNNNNNNNNNNNNNNNNNNNNNNNNNNNNNNNNNNNNNNNNNNNNNNNNNNNNNNNNNNNNNNNNNNNNNNNNNNNNNNNNNNNNNNNNNNNNNNNNNNNNNNNNNNNNNNNNNNNNNNNNNNNNNNNNNNNNNNNNNNNNNNNNNNNNNNNNNNNNNNNNaagtgtgtacgcagcttaagttccACCCCCCAATAAACA includes these proteins:
- the LOC140339700 gene encoding C3a anaphylatoxin chemotactic receptor-like, which produces MSSASDNQESTSQHVFTILIMVITALLGIPGNFLVLWITGIKMKKTAINIWFSNLALVDMTCCLTFPFFIVQLFYDGWIYGPALCKILPSVVLFTMFASIFTLVAISVDRCILVVYPVWAKNHRTLQMAWIICLVIWLFSFLMCLPTVLYKTTFTKNSLTKCGYKHGGFQYSNGSYISVETFVSFPDKTVTFTRMIFGFLIPLFIISASYACLTSKVKQTRFLKVGHKTTKVVIVIVIAFCVSWAPYHIMGIILLYFDNPVVTNLDLLSHALAYSNSCINPFLYVFLGKDMKNRVRQSLRELLENVFSEEVAKSSTYSRSKNTKEDSIQLEGQKDYNCVNAIEIL
- the LOC140339642 gene encoding C3a anaphylatoxin chemotactic receptor-like — encoded protein: MLNASTDLESSMNSTEKHVFTILIMVITTLVGVPGNFLVLWITGIKMKRTVMNIWFCNLALADMFCCLAFPLLIAQYFYDEWLYGQAFCKMLPSIIFFTMFASIFTLVAISVDRCLLVVQPVWSKNHRTLHMARIICLVIWMLSSLMCLPVALHRTTFTEENLTLCGYGHSDLQYLNRSSETYVYYPEKEVTFTRMIFGFLIPLLIISTSYACLAFKLKHTRFVKVGHKTIKVVIGIVIAFCLSWAPYHIMGIILLYFDNPAVSYLDLLSQALAYSNSCINPILYVFLGKDVKKRVRKSLLELLENVFREEELKTLEHSKRKTTTEVSI